Part of the Coccinella septempunctata chromosome 3, icCocSept1.1, whole genome shotgun sequence genome is shown below.
ATTGGTGCTGTGATGTTGGGTACCCCTAGGAGTTCTCTTTCTATCTCGTTATCTCTGGCGTCGTTGTGGGGGGTGAATACTGTGGCTAGGTGTTCGGCAAATAGGTTGGCTTTTTCTTCGTCACTTCTGGCCCAATGTGTGTTAGGTGTTGATGTATTACGTATAGCTGATGTATGCGTTGTTGGTTTTTTGGAGTTCTTTCCATATTGAATTATCAAATCTGCTTAGGTTTGAGATGTACTCTTGAAATGAGTTTTCTTTTAATTCCTTGATTTTCGCTCTGAGTCGATTGGTTGTTTTATTCAAGGTGTTTTTTATCAGCTGGGGAGTGCGTTTGCTGCCATCTTGCTCTTGCTCTTCTCTTGTGGACAAATAGTTCCTTAATTCCTTCAGTGATATTGTGGGTATCATTTGTTACATTGATTACAGGTGTTGCTTGCTCCACTGCTTGTATAATCAGGTTGTTGAATGTTGATAGCACTTCTTCTATTTCATCTGGGGTTTTCAGGCTTACGTTCAGGCTTATGGTCTCGTcgatattttttcgatattcgtCCCAATTGGTGCTCCTATTGTGCAGTCTGGGAATTTGTTTCTTGTGGATTATGAAAGCACTGATTGTTGCAATTATGGGAGAATGATCCGAAGACAGGTCGTAGCTTGCTGTAATGTCCATGTTAGAATGAGATAAGCCGTTTGTTACGAAGAGATCCAGCAGGTCCGGAATCTTATTAGGATCCGTCGGCCAATATGTGGGAGTGCCTGTAGATAAAAAGTTGTAGCCATTTTCTTGTATGAGATTTGCTAATGCTTTTCCTTTCGTTGTTGTAAGACGTGAACCAAATAGGGTATTTTTGCTATTGAAATCTCCTCCGGCGACGAATTTGGGGCCCAGTGTTGAGAAATAGTCGTTGAAGTTTTCATTCTTGATGTTGTGACGTGGGGGGCAGTAAACTGAGGAGACTGCTATTTCGAATGATGCAAGTTCTACCTTTATTGTTGTGGCCTGTAACAGATCTTTCCTATATTCTGGCAGTTCGATATGACTTATCGAGTTTTTCACAATGATGGCGGAGCCGGCGTGAGCGGTGTTATCCGGATGATTCGAGTGGTAAGTAGTATAGTGCGGTATCTTGAAGTAGGACCTTTCAGTGAAGTGAGTTTCGCTTATCAGTAAAATGTCTATAGAGTTATGATGGAGGAAAACTTCtatttcgtttttgtgttgaaGAAGGCCATTGGCATTCCATTCTGCTATTTTTAGAAAGTTACTGAATTTTACTGATGAGAGTGGTTAACATGTTCAACATCATAGTGTTTTGTTGAATTAGTTGTTGAAACATAATTTTGAATTCACCCAGGAATCTGTCCATCATGTTAGTGATATCATTTGGTTGTTCAGGTTTGTTTATGTTGTTGGTTGCGTCTACATAGCTCCTTGTTCCTTGCTGGAAGTGATGTGGTAGTTGGGATGATTGTTCCTGATGACTTGATCGTAACCTTGGAAATTGTTGGTTATTCAGAGCTGGTGGTGTTTGCTGTATTTGTGTTGTGGAGGATGTGCAATATGTTTTAGAGTGTCCATATTGCTGGCACCTTGTACATTGTGTGATTCCTCTTGTTTTTATTGGTGGTTCGATTTGTACCGCTCTGTTTTGGAGGTAATTCAGTTTGTACACATCTTTGTTATTTTCAGAGGGTTCTAAATCTACAAAGAAAAGATTTAGCGGCTCTTTAGTTTGTCTATGCCTTCCATTGATTATGTTCCTTACTTTATGTCCGTAATTTTCCAGATCTTGCCTAATTATATTGATGTCTGTTGTGTAATGCATGTGTTTGATCACTACTCTATATGCACGATCTTCTTTGGGTTGGTGTGGTGAATTATATCACTGTCACGCATAAACTTTACGAGTTTTCTGTAGGATTCTGGTGTAGTGCTGTTTACTTTGATTGTGTTGTCTGCTAAGCATTTGGTGGTGTATTCTTCATCTTTTACAACAGCTTTTAATTTTCTTGCCATCACTGCATAATCCACAACCCCATAGATGTATATCGGGGGTGGTTTAGGGATTTTACTTGGGCTGTTGTTTGGTTGGGTATCCTCGTTCGTCCTACTCAGAGCATTAAATGTATTCCGAATTTCGATGGGGGTTGTAGTGCTTGcgtttatttttcttctttttgtgtTTGTTGTTTTCACTATTTGCCATTCGTTATTGCCTGTTGCATTGCTTTCGAATCCGTGGAAATCCTCGTCACTTGTTGATGACATTCGATGGAAGTGAGCACTGGTTTTAGTTGTTGGGGCAGTTGTGCTTGGAGAATAATTCATTGGTGTCTTCACTGGGGTAACATTTGGTGTTTTTGTTGGGTGTATTACATGATGAGAATCGATTTCTGATTCATTTGGGGTCGGGGTCTGATTCATTTTACCTAATCAGCGGTACGCCACTGGTAAGTAATCAATGTTGACGAGATGATAACATCTTGACCATCTGCACTGATAAGGGACACTTTTTGAGTCCTTTTTCTCGTTAAAGTTCACTAGTTTTATATGTCTTTTGTCACAAGTTGCCAATTTTATTGTTATCTGATGTagtatgaatattttgaatcacAAATAACTATACCAATTAGCATTTAATttaattcaatttaattcaCACCTCGAATACGATTTTATCGCGTCAATATGGGGAGCGGATAAACAGATAACCATTCGCGGCGACAGCTGTTCATTGAATACATACAAAAATTGAgtagaatttttgaatttcgagTTATTCCATGTATCAATCATttatataacatcatatttgCATTTAGTTTTCGTATTATATTTCCCTTTCCTTAACTTTTCTCTCATGAAGCTCAAATTTTTGCAACTGTTCTAATAAACAGCATACATCAACAAATAATTATGTTTGATCTACTATTTCGTTTTCAACCATTTCATTATTGTTAAGCTCCTCGATAATTTGGTGTTTTCAACTAGTTCCCCGATATTCGAATAATCAAATGCAAgtgattttcaattttgctGGAAATTTTATGCACAGATAACTAATATTGTATGCAGCGTTGCCGAAACCGTAGAATCAATGTATAGTTATCTTTTTCTAGCCCCTTGTTAGAGAATTCAATGTTGACTTCAAAACAATCCCGAAATATCGggattcattcataataatgaatgaaatgaaatttttctttctatGTCATTGATATTTCAAATtctcaattaaaaattttaagaatCATTTTATATGAGGCGAAAATTCATGAGTGCCTCCAGATGAATCAGAACtaaaagagatcaaaccaaatatGTGCATGAAAACTATATACCTACCCAATATTATGATTTGTGATTGATTCATATTATCTTCGAACTTCTGTAGGAAGTTTTTTTGGAGAAATCAATTCCTCTCTTTACAATCAAAAATTCTGGAAATTGCAATAGACTTCAAAGCTCCCTTGCCATCTAGTCTAGTTTTTCCCATGCTTGTGGAGCCAAATGCACCTACCAATTTCTTGAATtactataaaaataattttaaacaaTGAAACAACTTACTTCCCAAGAAAGAAAAGAATAATAGATAGACATTATTATGTCTTTTCATATCAATCATCGACTGCTTTCTAGTTAAAGGTCTAATACGTGGCTAGTTTACAAGCTACAAGCCGGCTTTCTCACAAGCTGCTCGTAAACTAATCCAGTCTACACGACGCACTCGCTCCGTTAGCTGCTTGTGAAAGCACCCAGGAAAAAGTGCCGGCGACTTTACAAGGCTTTTGAGCGAGCTAGCTTGTAAATTATCCATGTGTACTCACAAATGGTTAGTAGCATTATAAACACGTGGTTTTTACTCGCCAGACCTTCTGgaaaaaaatatcattccaaTAAACTATAAACCTACAAGGTTTAGAAATGGACACTTCTGAAGagttttgttggcataacataaatATATTGTCTATATGTCCATAACGGTtatcagctgagtattggaaatcTTCTTTATGAATTGAGAAATCTGAGATTGCTGTCTTGATGTTAGGGTCTGAAGCGAAATTTTTAGGATAGGGGGGAAACGTCTTTCTTCCCGGAGATTCAGAAATAAAACACCTAAAATTTTTGGGCGTACAACTCCAGTCAGATCTGAAATTTTcacagcatattaatcagcagaAGAAGAGTCTCTCGAGAGGAATCTTCGTTATGAGAAGGGTGAAACAGTTGGTCGGACAGCAAGCTGCAAAGGAGGCATATTTTGGTATCGTTCACTCAGCAATTGCATGTGGTGTATTGGTGTGGGGAAATATGCCTGGTAAAGAGAACATATTCCTGAAACAGAAAATGGCTGTTCAGATTATGTGCAATGCTGGTCGTACAACTAGCTGTAAACCATTGTTAAGACAGGAGAATATTCTCACTTTGACTTCTCTGTTCATACTTGCCTGTGTCACTTACATCTCTGACCACAAAGACGAATTACAGAAGAATAACTTCAACCACAACTATGCTACCAGAAATGCAACCGAATTCATCATTCCCTTCCACAGACTGACATCAACTCAACTAAGTGTAAATCACACAGCGGTGAAGATATACAATATGTTACCAGGAAAGTACAAAACGCTTAATAGAAGGAAGATTCGAACAGTACTCAAAGAAAAACTGGTTGAAAAAGCCTACTACAAATTGGAAGATTACTTCGCAGACCCAATAGACTGATATGCATATATATACGTTTGTTAACATTGGTTCTTTTTTGTGTTCTTGTCATATACCTTCATGTGTGCATTTTAAAGGTTAATATTTTAGTGagcaatatatatatttttgatttgTAATATAATACTTCTATTTACTAACACCCCATGTATGTTTGATGGGTCAAAAATTGTATATTGGTGATTGTACAatttacaataaacaataaacaacaaCGTCAAAACTGTTTCGATGTTTGTCCAACAGCTTTGAGAATTTGTTTGAGCGTTTGAACTCCGTCCAATCAAATAGTATTAATTGATACTCTTGATCAGTTAATTGATATTCTTCGGTGCAACCTTGGGGGTAGATCGCTGAAAAACTAACTTGCTAAATTTGCCGGCTCTAAAACGAGCGCAGTTATAGAAACTTTCTCACTAAAAATGGAATGAGTGGAATACTCACAAGGAATTACTTAGAAAGTTATCTTGAAATGGATACGGGAAATTAATGATATGAATGAATGTTGATTTACAGGATTcgtataaaaaaaaagaaaatcctAAGGTGCCATTAATTAGCATTCCGGTTAAAAACCGAACGGAGCAATTACTGAAAAGACTCATAATTGATCAACTGATAAAGTTTTTTCACGTTTTTATCGAGGTTGTCCGATGTATATTACTCAGACCACTATCTAGTGCCGTATTAGGATCTACGCTATCGATAGTTTTGTATGATTCTTAGCGAAACCGTTCAactttcttttgaaaaagagtcagtttcaaaaattttgatttattgGGGTATTCCATcaaaagaaaatcaaatcaaatatCATAGAGTTTCTAACTGCTTGCTCTTGCAGAATGTGTTTTATATTTATACTGAGTGACAAAGAACGTATGAAACCCAGATTTAAcgaattaattaaaaatagtgGGACCTTGAATGGAATAACATTTGGAGATTAAATCAGATTTTGTTTAGGCATGTATGAGGGCAGTGCAAGTGTGAGAAGGCGGTGAAAGACTATGGATCCtcaattttttgtggaaaagcATGTGTACCATACTGTCGGAACTGTGATATGGGGGctatttatatatttatggTCTGGGGCTATTGCCTATGAAAGCAATACCTTTGGTATTCATCAGAGGCAAAATGACCAACGTGCGTTATATTTAGATACAGGAGGTGGAGGAAAAACCCAATCTGCCCTATATTCGGACGCTGTTCAGCCCACTTTTTCAAAAAGATCATGCTCGACCACATTTAGCCAGAGTTACGTTGCTTCATTTTGAAGACAACTAGCGGAACTGTGACAGCACAAGATGTCATGGATGACATACCTCTAGAGGAAATCCACCGCATCTTATTATTCTCATTAGGAGTATGCACTGTTGTGTTTCTAAATGCATAATAAAAGACATTTCAGAGGTACAgccattatcaatttttttcctttttttccaaCGGTTgtatttttctcgaattttgaTAGTGCTCATCAACTACAAAGCAATATATAGGTATGCtgcatattaaaaaaaaatggaaagtcCCATTTAGCATCATTAAGTTAGGTAATATCTTTCCTGAAAGATATTAAGTACCAACACCTTACCACCAATAACGTACTCATAaaagttttcattattttttcatattggcGGACATATATGAAGttatttctatatttttcttcttgtcCCACTTCCACATCCCAAAACACTAATAAATAATTAGAACTAAGTGACCAGTTATTTCTGTATCGTTACTTCTTGAATAGGTGTCATTAAACTTCATCAATATTCATCGAAGAGATGCAACGCGCGCCAGATAATATATTTCATTGCGAGCTGTTAGGAAAGTGAAAGTTCTTACTATTAGTGTGTTGGAATACCAAGTGTTACTCAACGGATCCTACCGGATTGAGCTCTTGAACGCCAGAACGTATGTACGTTATGTGAGAGTGACATAAACTTGCACCAAGAATTGATCTAGTCACGTAAGTTTAAATGGTTCATTCGGTCGAAATTATTATTCTTCTTTTCACTAAAACGATCTAATATTAAGCTCCACACGAGAAGTGTGAAAAGTGGAAGTTTATTAATACGGCAGAGGATATCGAAGGAATACAAACAAATCATTATTTGAACATTTTATATGTGTGCTGCTTGAAAAtcacttttttatatgaatcaaCAACTCTATTTCGCATTTCAACACCGCTGTTTATAGTGGAGGAGCGGAATCTTCTTTgccaaaaaattgattttcaatatCGCAACATTCAATTTTTCGCCTCTCTTTTGAAATAAACGAAacggaaatgaaattttttcacacCAACTTCGTTGAGTTGAGTTTCCGCTTTCCGTATTTATCGTAAAGTGGGTACTTGAATAGAACACATATCTAAAAATGAACGAAACCATATTTAGGAACCAAATGAAATTTGATTGAAAATACACGTTGCTTCTTGGTTTTTGATAGAGAATCCATCATCCTTCAATCACTAGATCACTAGATATTAGGTGGGCAACATGGACTGTGTTTGAATTTAAAGCTTAGTAGTTAAGGCATTATTCGTTTCTGAATATTTAAAATATACAAGAAGCTTGTATTTTCAATTAGATTTTATGTGAACCAAAAAATGTCTCTTTCACATTTTAGATGTGGGGGTGGTCCATTTTCGTCCTCATTGTATATCTGAATATTCATTCAATTTGTAGCATATTCTCTTTGGTGTTAGATAGCTCTGATTCTTTAATACAACTATAATACCTCTTTATCGAGGGTGATATAGAAAGTCAATAAGCAATCGCAATTCTACTGAACTGCAACATTTTTTGGGGGGAAATAGTTATCTGTTATGAATCAAAATTCGAATATTCAACCTTAAACTTTCGACTATTTCAGCATTaattgttccatttgaaatgaaatacatCTATGAATTACAATAATAATATAGGTATTTCTGTTTCATGATATTTTAATTTGATAGAAAATACCTGTCATCTTCATTAAATGAATTTTGACAAAGAAATCATAATCTCCGACTCCAAAACCATACAAATAATACGATTTACTTTTATAAAtcgattttcaaaatcatttcgaaTGTTCAACCTTCAATTTTCAAGTATTTCAGCATTCATTATTCCAAATGAGATGAAATACATTTATGAATcacaataaaattgattatattTTAATTTGAAAGAAAACACCTGTCTTTTTGATGAAACCAAATTTAACAAAGAAATCATAATCTCCGACTCCAAAATCATACCTACATATACTTAATTTAGTTTTATAATAGCACGTGGTTggacaaatatttttcttctgagtttTTGTAATTAGAACTGATCGAGGTTGGCACTCATtaaatttcgaattgaattgGAGCTGAATGACAAGAGTCGTTCTTTTTTGAAAGCTTTCCAATCGGCCGGTTGCATTCCCATGTTTCGACATGATATATAAATTTGGAAAGGCCTATTGATCAATTACTAAGCAAAAAATTTCAGTAAGGAGTtcaaagtacagggtgggcaaatttcgatgttttagcactacagcttttaaaccagtggagatagacaaaatctgataccccattctcggtctctttttctgagaaactaatagaggagtagtcatttttggccaccttcttttgttttcgagttataagcgaaaattggaaaaatggcgatttcgaaataaatgtaTATCTCTGCTAATACTCATGATAGagttctgaaattgaaacattatacaggcacttttttgagtagaatccagtggcgtgcttgcctttttagcagaatGTTTAATTAtggagctatgacccaaagttatgtttttttagatgggaacactagatttctgtgcaatttttttaaaaccttaatttttactgatttcaaaaatatataacatcatatggtttgtattaatataaataataaaaaatggtcaaaaaccttttttctcaatatttctatggtttcaacttttgatgagaatagaaaaatgtagcatcttatcatTACCACAGTCCCCTtatattagtcctttcatttctatgcttcttactcaatttctccaagatccaaattttgtgaaaattggtaaaaagtatAGAAAGAAAGACATttccggaaggagactgctcttgttataggaagctctatttttctgtgctcgtcaaaagttgaaaccatagaaatatttagaaagaaaggtttttgaccattttctattgtttatattgattattgatataaattatatgatgttatatatttttgaaatcagtaaaattaagctttcagaaaattgcacagaaatctggtgttcccatttaaaaaaaacataactttgggtcatagcttcgtaattaaaattcctgctaaaaaggcaagcacgccactggattctacttaaaaaagtgcctgtataatgtttcaattccagagctctatcatcagtattagcggagatataaatttatttcgaaatc
Proteins encoded:
- the LOC123309030 gene encoding uncharacterized protein LOC123309030, with amino-acid sequence MNQTPTPNESEIDSHHVIHPTKTPNVTPVKTPMNYSPSTTAPTTKTSAHFHRMSSTSDEDFHGFESNATGNNEWQIVKTTNTKRRKINASTTTPIEIRNTFNALSRTNEDTQPNNSPSKIPKPPPIYIYGVVDYAVMARKLKAVVKDEEYTTKCLADNTIKVNSTTPESYRKLVKFMRDSDIIHHTNPKKIVHIE